The following are encoded in a window of Paenibacillaceae bacterium GAS479 genomic DNA:
- a CDS encoding tyrosyl-tRNA synthetase yields the protein MAQQQAAVNAALLEDLEYRGLVYQVTNREELSQKMSEGPVTLYCGFDPTADSLHIGSLLPILMLRRFQQAGHNSIALVGGGTGLIGDPSGRSTERSLNTDDTVAGWTESLKRQLSRFLDFETTQNPAQLVNNYDWLASLDIITFLRDIGKNFTVNYMLAKDSVDSRLANGISFTEFSYMILQAYDFYKLNRDHGVNLQLGGSDQWGNITAGLDLIGKTGGSGAYGITMPLVTKSDGKKFGKSESGAVWLDRSKTSAYQFYQFWINTDDSDVIRFLKYFTFLSREEVGALEALVASQPEKREAQRELARQVTRIVHGEEAVESAEKITAALFSGDVTQLSEAELVEALHDMPTTVVSESAETGLIDLLVETKAAPSRRQAKQDIESGAVYVNGVKQTSIDTALTAEHRLHGRYIVLRRGKKNYYLVKFE from the coding sequence ATGGCGCAACAACAAGCAGCCGTGAATGCGGCGCTGCTGGAGGATCTGGAGTACAGGGGCCTGGTATATCAGGTCACGAATCGCGAGGAATTGAGTCAAAAAATGAGCGAGGGCCCGGTGACGCTGTATTGCGGCTTCGACCCGACAGCGGACAGCCTGCACATTGGCAGTCTGCTCCCGATTTTGATGCTGCGTCGCTTCCAACAGGCGGGCCATAACTCTATCGCACTCGTCGGCGGTGGAACCGGCCTGATCGGTGATCCCAGCGGACGCTCCACAGAGCGTTCCCTGAACACCGACGATACGGTCGCTGGCTGGACGGAATCGCTGAAGCGCCAGCTGTCGCGCTTCCTGGATTTTGAGACGACGCAGAATCCAGCTCAGCTCGTTAACAACTACGACTGGCTCGCTTCGCTCGATATCATCACCTTCCTGCGTGACATCGGCAAAAACTTCACCGTCAACTATATGCTGGCCAAGGACTCCGTCGATTCACGCCTGGCTAATGGAATTTCGTTCACGGAGTTCAGCTACATGATCCTGCAGGCGTATGACTTCTATAAGCTGAATCGTGACCATGGCGTTAACCTGCAGCTCGGCGGCAGCGACCAATGGGGCAATATTACGGCTGGTCTTGACCTTATCGGTAAAACCGGCGGCAGCGGCGCTTACGGCATCACGATGCCGCTCGTAACTAAAAGCGATGGCAAAAAATTCGGTAAGTCCGAATCCGGAGCTGTTTGGTTGGATCGCTCGAAAACGAGTGCGTACCAATTCTATCAATTCTGGATCAATACGGATGACAGCGACGTGATCCGTTTCCTGAAATACTTCACGTTCCTCTCCCGCGAAGAGGTTGGGGCGCTGGAAGCTCTCGTTGCATCACAGCCGGAGAAACGCGAAGCTCAGCGCGAGCTTGCGCGCCAGGTGACTCGTATCGTGCATGGTGAAGAAGCGGTCGAGAGCGCTGAAAAAATTACAGCTGCGCTGTTTTCCGGCGATGTGACTCAATTGAGTGAAGCCGAGCTTGTTGAGGCGCTTCATGATATGCCTACGACGGTAGTAAGCGAATCAGCCGAAACAGGTCTGATCGACTTGCTCGTCGAGACGAAGGCAGCTCCTTCGCGCCGTCAGGCGAAGCAAGACATCGAAAGCGGCGCCGTGTACGTGAACGGCGTTAAACAAACCAGCATCGATACAGCTCTGACGGCTGAGCATCGCCTGCACGGGCGCTACATCGTACTGCGCCGCGGCAAGAAAAACTACTACTTGGTGAAGTTTGAGTAG
- a CDS encoding Methyltransferase domain-containing protein, which translates to MDNKERFSSRVEDYVKYRPSYPAEVLDEIMAQGELVAESAVADIGAGTGIFSGLLMERGLRVMAIEPNADMARAAWAQHGPNDLFGIMLAPAEETGLSSHSMDAIVCAQSFHWFDAEAARVEFARILKPDKRVFLVWNTRLLSGSPFLEQYEELLHRLGTDYGSVNHRNVNGDKLESFFREGTMTLKTFPNSQLFDFDGVKGRLLSSSYAPQPGHPKYEQMLEELRRIFDETQTDGTVSFDYETELYSGLV; encoded by the coding sequence ATGGACAACAAAGAACGTTTCTCCAGTCGCGTGGAGGATTATGTTAAATATCGCCCGAGCTATCCGGCAGAGGTGCTGGATGAAATCATGGCGCAGGGCGAACTGGTCGCAGAATCCGCCGTTGCAGACATCGGGGCGGGTACCGGCATCTTCTCCGGGCTGCTTATGGAGCGGGGCCTGCGCGTTATGGCCATTGAGCCGAACGCTGACATGGCGCGCGCCGCCTGGGCCCAGCATGGCCCGAACGATTTGTTCGGCATCATGCTGGCGCCGGCGGAGGAAACAGGGCTGTCGTCTCATTCGATGGACGCGATCGTTTGCGCGCAGTCCTTCCATTGGTTCGACGCCGAGGCGGCCAGAGTCGAGTTCGCTCGGATTCTCAAGCCGGACAAGCGTGTGTTCCTCGTTTGGAACACACGGCTGTTGTCTGGCAGCCCATTTCTGGAGCAGTATGAGGAGCTGCTGCACCGGCTCGGTACGGATTACGGAAGCGTCAACCATCGTAATGTAAACGGCGACAAGTTGGAGAGCTTTTTCCGTGAGGGTACAATGACGCTCAAAACGTTCCCGAACAGCCAGCTATTCGATTTCGATGGAGTCAAGGGCCGCTTGTTGTCCTCCTCCTATGCACCACAGCCGGGCCATCCAAAGTATGAGCAGATGCTGGAGGAGCTGCGGCGCATCTTTGATGAAACGCAGACTGACGGTACGGTAAGCTTTGATTACGAGACGGAGCTGTATAGCGGGCTGGTGTAG
- a CDS encoding Uncharacterized conserved protein PhnB, glyoxalase superfamily codes for MQMHNKRVIPILRIFDERKAREFYVDFLGGILLWEHRFEKDLPLYLAVSLGGCELHLSEHHGDGSPGANIRIEAERGQLEEFQAALLAKRYTYARPGLQTPPWGGRELSVGDPFGNRLTFYEPDGDEGPEDVSKIDK; via the coding sequence ATGCAAATGCATAACAAACGGGTCATACCGATTCTTCGTATATTCGACGAGCGCAAGGCGAGAGAGTTCTATGTGGACTTTCTGGGTGGGATTCTGCTATGGGAACATCGCTTCGAAAAAGATCTCCCTCTATATTTGGCGGTATCTTTGGGCGGCTGCGAGCTACATCTGTCGGAGCATCACGGAGACGGCAGCCCGGGGGCCAATATCCGGATTGAGGCGGAGCGGGGACAGCTGGAGGAGTTCCAGGCTGCTCTGCTTGCCAAACGTTATACCTACGCGCGCCCCGGCTTGCAAACCCCACCATGGGGCGGGCGGGAGCTGAGTGTGGGAGATCCTTTTGGCAACCGACTGACCTTCTATGAGCCGGATGGGGACGAAGGGCCGGAGGATGTTAGCAAGATCGATAAGTAG
- a CDS encoding two-component system, sporulation sensor kinase B, producing the protein MIDYILAREFQGLMYYLTACLLFLIITPRVSFIRYGRKLLFVAILALTSYFYLAYEEIDPLVYVLHLVPVCVALIAIYEGWIPGVSTTAAFIWGNIFIAGNEWLPGTLSMVFIAIVGIIYHYRMPSPEAVKRMLLVHFLLILVYIGLFITLSLWTQDHMEYRRMIVTGIGTLLSSPLVAYTYYLVKHQERLTEELFNAEKYQLIGQLTASISHEIRNPLTTARGFLQLMGRSNLDAATLDRYRINALEGIDGANAIITDYLNYSKPSVEQPRLLDVRQELANVEQWVKPLCVMSNVELISRHNTQDTLLVNGDSKKLQQCLLNIMKNAIESMPEGGVLTISSRKEDEKVLIFIRDTGIGMNEQQLKRIGMPFYTTKDKGTGLGLMVVTNLIQAMGGRLYFRSKPSQGTICEVHLPLEKTSRGISDQPAPE; encoded by the coding sequence GTGATAGATTACATTCTTGCGCGCGAGTTCCAGGGGCTAATGTACTATCTGACTGCGTGCCTGTTGTTTCTAATTATTACTCCACGAGTATCTTTCATCAGGTACGGGCGCAAGCTGCTGTTTGTCGCTATCCTGGCGTTGACCTCGTATTTCTATCTGGCCTATGAGGAGATTGATCCTCTGGTCTATGTGCTTCATCTTGTACCGGTTTGTGTAGCTCTTATTGCCATTTACGAAGGTTGGATTCCTGGAGTGTCCACGACAGCGGCTTTCATATGGGGCAATATTTTCATTGCAGGGAATGAGTGGTTGCCTGGCACGCTGTCGATGGTCTTTATTGCGATTGTAGGCATTATCTATCACTATCGGATGCCGTCGCCGGAAGCGGTCAAGAGGATGCTGCTTGTACATTTTCTGCTTATCCTAGTCTATATTGGGTTGTTCATCACGCTTTCCCTTTGGACTCAAGATCATATGGAATACCGAAGAATGATTGTGACCGGTATCGGGACACTGCTCTCTTCCCCGCTCGTGGCGTATACCTACTATCTGGTCAAACACCAGGAGCGGCTGACAGAAGAGCTTTTCAATGCCGAAAAATATCAACTAATTGGCCAGTTGACCGCCTCGATCTCCCATGAGATCAGGAATCCTCTGACGACGGCACGCGGGTTTCTCCAACTCATGGGCCGTTCCAATCTGGATGCCGCTACACTTGACCGCTACCGAATCAATGCGCTTGAAGGCATCGACGGAGCTAACGCCATCATCACAGACTATCTCAACTATTCCAAGCCTTCTGTGGAACAGCCGAGATTGCTGGATGTACGGCAGGAGTTGGCTAACGTTGAGCAGTGGGTCAAACCGCTCTGTGTTATGTCCAATGTGGAGCTGATATCGCGGCATAACACTCAAGATACACTGCTCGTCAACGGCGATTCCAAGAAGCTGCAGCAATGCTTGCTCAACATTATGAAAAATGCCATCGAGTCCATGCCGGAGGGCGGTGTGCTGACCATCAGCTCCCGCAAGGAGGATGAAAAGGTGTTAATCTTCATCCGCGATACCGGCATCGGCATGAATGAGCAGCAGCTCAAGCGAATCGGCATGCCGTTTTATACGACTAAGGACAAAGGAACTGGGCTCGGGCTAATGGTCGTCACCAACCTGATTCAAGCGATGGGCGGGCGTCTTTATTTCCGAAGCAAGCCAAGTCAAGGAACGATCTGCGAGGTGCATTTGCCTCTGGAGAAGACTTCTAGAGGCATTAGCGACCAACCCGCTCCAGAGTAA
- a CDS encoding NAD-binding domain and a Fe-S cluster-containing protein gives MEKRLPKVVVLGGGVAGMSAAHELSERGFEVSLYEAKATMGGKARSMDVKGSGQEGRKDLPGEHGFRFFPKFYKHVTDTMKRIPFGDNRYGVYDNLIEGTRLGLAFNDRAMLPFLTEFPESIGDYKVFFQSIFENHLGLTSEEAAHYGLKLYEIATSSKLRRYGDLQRISWWDFIEADKQSEQFKRIFVGLSRILVAAKAQEANACTIGKVGATLMMDMVTPNGSADRLLNGPTNEVWINPWYDYLESLGVKIYRDCPVKAIHCDNGSISSVTVLMDGQEQTIVADCYVAALPVEVMAGLLNDELIQADPLLAQLKPLSESVEWMNGIQFYLNEDLPLIHGHIICMDSPWALTLVSQQQFWPGFDLAEYGNGKVKGVISVDVSDWERNGVLFGKPAMYCSAEEIRQEVWQQLKDHFNHEGDVLHDGLLEHWFLDEDIQFPNPHEAINMEPLLVNKVHTWDLRPNAYTSIPNLYLASDYVRTNTDLATMEGANEAARRAVNAIIDYYKIKADKCRIWEMYSFELLSLWQRNDASRWEDGLPWNGKIVG, from the coding sequence TTGGAGAAAAGGCTGCCGAAAGTTGTCGTTCTAGGTGGTGGAGTGGCCGGGATGAGCGCTGCTCATGAGCTTTCAGAAAGAGGTTTTGAGGTATCCCTCTATGAAGCGAAAGCTACTATGGGTGGCAAGGCCCGAAGCATGGATGTGAAGGGGAGCGGCCAGGAAGGGCGCAAGGATTTGCCTGGCGAGCACGGCTTCCGCTTTTTCCCTAAATTCTACAAACATGTCACGGATACGATGAAAAGAATCCCGTTCGGCGACAACCGCTACGGTGTCTATGACAATCTGATAGAGGGTACGCGTCTGGGTCTGGCGTTCAACGACCGCGCGATGCTGCCGTTCTTAACAGAATTTCCGGAGTCTATCGGGGATTACAAAGTTTTTTTCCAATCCATTTTTGAAAACCATCTGGGGCTTACAAGCGAGGAAGCGGCCCATTATGGCCTCAAGTTGTATGAGATTGCAACCAGTAGTAAACTGAGGCGCTATGGGGATTTACAGCGGATCTCATGGTGGGACTTCATCGAGGCGGACAAGCAATCGGAGCAGTTCAAGCGTATTTTTGTTGGACTGTCTCGAATCCTCGTGGCGGCTAAGGCACAGGAGGCCAACGCATGCACGATCGGAAAGGTCGGAGCAACGCTAATGATGGATATGGTCACCCCGAACGGCAGTGCCGATCGTTTGTTGAACGGCCCGACCAATGAGGTTTGGATTAATCCCTGGTATGACTATCTGGAGTCGCTCGGCGTGAAAATATATCGGGATTGTCCAGTAAAAGCGATTCATTGCGACAATGGAAGCATAAGCAGCGTAACTGTGCTGATGGATGGACAGGAGCAGACTATCGTCGCCGACTGCTATGTCGCGGCGCTTCCGGTCGAGGTGATGGCCGGCCTGCTGAATGATGAGCTGATCCAAGCCGATCCGCTGCTTGCCCAACTGAAGCCGCTGAGCGAATCCGTTGAATGGATGAATGGCATCCAGTTCTACCTGAACGAGGATCTACCGCTCATTCATGGGCATATCATCTGCATGGATAGTCCATGGGCTTTGACACTCGTTTCACAGCAGCAATTCTGGCCGGGCTTCGACCTTGCGGAATACGGCAATGGCAAGGTAAAAGGGGTTATATCTGTAGACGTGTCAGACTGGGAGCGCAATGGCGTACTGTTCGGCAAACCTGCGATGTATTGCTCAGCGGAGGAGATTCGCCAGGAGGTTTGGCAGCAACTCAAGGATCACTTCAACCATGAGGGAGATGTACTGCATGACGGTCTTCTGGAGCATTGGTTCCTGGATGAAGACATTCAGTTTCCCAATCCTCATGAGGCAATCAATATGGAGCCGCTGCTCGTGAACAAGGTACATACTTGGGATCTTCGACCCAACGCATACACATCTATCCCCAACCTTTACCTGGCCTCGGACTATGTTCGCACCAATACGGACCTTGCAACGATGGAAGGGGCCAACGAAGCGGCGAGAAGAGCTGTCAACGCGATTATCGATTACTACAAGATCAAGGCAGACAAGTGCCGGATATGGGAAATGTATTCGTTTGAGCTGTTGTCCTTGTGGCAGCGCAATGATGCATCCCGCTGGGAAGACGGCCTACCCTGGAACGGGAAAATTGTCGGCTAG
- a CDS encoding DNA-3-methyladenine glycosylase II, which yields MIIPLPELFSWSAMLGYLARSSDETLYRISDGAVSKLFYEHGEMALVRFEYVSGQTTAFLSSAHHLEASFLAPNGEAPSPRMKALVRRYAEEWFDLDRDLTDFYALAQRDPLLRGAAEEFHGLRIVGIPDLFEAICWGIIGQQINLSFAYTLKKRFTEAFGRQMERDGELFWAFPKPEDVAKLQVQDIAVLQMTARKSEYLIGAAKALVDGSIDKASLLTGGWAQAERRLLAMRGIGPWTAHYVLMRCLRMPEALPAADVGLHHAIRVTAAMDRKPTEAEVRELAKAWAGWEAYATFYLWRTLY from the coding sequence TTGATCATTCCACTGCCTGAACTGTTCAGTTGGTCGGCGATGCTTGGCTACTTGGCTCGCTCCAGCGATGAAACGCTGTATCGGATTAGCGACGGAGCGGTAAGCAAGCTGTTTTATGAGCATGGAGAAATGGCACTGGTTCGATTCGAATACGTGTCGGGTCAGACCACTGCGTTCCTCTCCTCCGCTCACCATCTGGAAGCAAGCTTCCTTGCTCCAAACGGTGAAGCGCCATCTCCACGGATGAAGGCATTAGTACGCCGCTATGCGGAGGAATGGTTCGATCTGGACCGCGACCTGACAGACTTCTATGCACTGGCACAGCGCGATCCGCTGCTTCGCGGGGCCGCCGAGGAATTTCACGGCCTACGCATCGTGGGCATACCCGACCTGTTCGAGGCAATCTGCTGGGGAATCATCGGCCAGCAGATTAACCTTTCTTTCGCCTATACGCTCAAAAAGCGATTTACCGAAGCGTTCGGGCGTCAGATGGAACGAGATGGGGAACTATTCTGGGCTTTTCCCAAGCCAGAGGATGTGGCCAAGCTGCAAGTGCAGGACATTGCGGTTCTGCAGATGACAGCTCGCAAATCCGAGTATCTGATCGGGGCAGCCAAAGCATTGGTTGATGGGAGCATAGACAAAGCTTCCCTGCTCACTGGCGGTTGGGCGCAGGCGGAGCGCCGCCTGCTCGCGATGCGAGGCATTGGGCCATGGACGGCGCATTATGTATTAATGCGCTGCTTGCGCATGCCGGAGGCTTTGCCTGCCGCGGATGTAGGCCTGCATCATGCAATCAGAGTTACTGCGGCGATGGACCGCAAACCGACCGAGGCTGAGGTAAGGGAGTTGGCCAAGGCGTGGGCAGGCTGGGAGGCCTATGCTACTTTTTATCTTTGGCGTACGCTTTACTAG
- a CDS encoding iron complex transport system substrate-binding protein, with amino-acid sequence MFYKKKTFIGLLMILTTLLLTACGSNSTNTPSNSGGEATPAPSAAPSASPSAERKLTDGLGNEVTIPANPQRIIASYLEDYLVALGVKPVAQWTVKNGKQEYLQDTLKDIPTIPYDLPFEDVTKFEPDLLIIASNATVEGEKYGQYSKIAPTYVLGDSVTNDWRKALLQLGEVLDKRDEAQKALDDYEKKAADAKADIQAKLPGQSVAAVWLVKNSFYVVSDKQSSGALLYGDLGFTAPDIVKEISATGTGNWNSISLEKLAQLDADHLILVNSDKDTGSKSLDDPIWKSVKAVKNGNVYEYPRTSSWLYYGPIASSKMIDDVMNDIVNK; translated from the coding sequence TTGTTTTATAAGAAAAAAACATTCATTGGGCTGCTGATGATCTTGACGACTCTGTTGCTCACCGCATGCGGTAGCAATTCCACTAATACTCCATCGAATTCGGGTGGCGAAGCCACTCCAGCTCCATCCGCTGCACCTTCCGCATCTCCTTCCGCGGAGCGCAAGCTAACGGACGGGCTCGGCAACGAGGTGACCATTCCGGCCAATCCGCAGCGGATCATCGCTTCCTACTTGGAGGATTATCTCGTTGCTCTGGGCGTGAAGCCGGTAGCTCAGTGGACGGTGAAAAACGGCAAGCAGGAATACTTGCAGGATACGCTCAAGGATATTCCAACAATTCCGTACGACCTTCCCTTTGAAGACGTAACCAAGTTTGAGCCCGATCTGCTCATTATTGCCTCCAACGCTACCGTTGAAGGAGAAAAGTATGGACAGTACTCCAAAATCGCTCCGACCTACGTGCTCGGCGACAGCGTTACGAACGATTGGCGCAAAGCGCTGCTCCAGCTCGGCGAGGTGCTGGACAAGCGGGACGAGGCGCAGAAGGCGCTGGACGATTACGAGAAAAAAGCCGCCGATGCCAAAGCGGACATTCAAGCGAAGCTGCCCGGTCAATCGGTCGCTGCCGTATGGCTCGTGAAAAACAGCTTTTATGTCGTCAGCGACAAACAGTCGAGCGGCGCTCTGCTTTACGGCGATCTTGGCTTCACGGCTCCCGACATTGTGAAGGAAATTTCTGCTACAGGTACAGGCAACTGGAATTCAATCTCCCTGGAGAAATTGGCCCAGCTCGACGCCGACCATCTGATTTTGGTCAACAGCGACAAGGACACAGGCTCCAAGTCGTTGGACGATCCCATCTGGAAGTCGGTCAAAGCAGTGAAAAACGGCAACGTCTACGAATACCCGCGTACCTCTAGCTGGCTTTACTACGGCCCGATCGCAAGCTCCAAAATGATCGATGATGTTATGAACGACATCGTGAACAAATAA
- a CDS encoding putative aldouronate transport system permease protein, whose translation MKAAPQVKEAVMSRKTPYFRLRENIQLYVIMLPVLLHIFVFSYIPMYGIVIAFQNYYPGSPFLSFTGGTDWVGLKHFTDFLNGPYFVRLMRNTFNLSFLSLVLGFWVPILFALLVNELRHGIFKKYVQTASYLPHFISNVVVAGMVLAFINTDGIVNSFVKMFGGTPISFATEPGYFAAIYIITTIWKSFGWSSILYLSAMSSVDPHLYEAAKMDGANRFKQMLHITLPSIRPTIFILLIFAIGGLLGANSEFILLIYNPTLYETADVIGTYLYRYGLLGGNFSSGTAIGLFISLINFSLLFLANKLARKYSDYALW comes from the coding sequence GTGAAAGCAGCCCCTCAAGTGAAAGAAGCTGTGATGTCACGCAAGACTCCATATTTTCGCCTTCGGGAGAACATCCAGCTCTACGTCATTATGCTTCCCGTGCTGCTGCATATTTTTGTGTTCAGCTATATTCCGATGTATGGAATCGTGATCGCTTTTCAGAATTACTACCCTGGAAGCCCCTTCCTTTCCTTTACGGGTGGAACGGATTGGGTCGGCCTTAAACATTTTACTGATTTTCTGAACGGACCTTATTTCGTACGTTTAATGCGCAATACATTCAACTTGAGCTTTCTATCGCTCGTGCTGGGCTTCTGGGTGCCAATTCTGTTCGCGCTGCTGGTGAACGAGCTGAGACACGGCATCTTCAAAAAATATGTACAGACAGCCAGCTATCTTCCTCACTTCATATCTAATGTTGTCGTAGCCGGCATGGTGCTGGCCTTCATCAACACGGACGGAATCGTGAACTCTTTCGTTAAAATGTTCGGAGGGACGCCGATTTCGTTTGCGACCGAGCCGGGGTATTTCGCGGCGATTTACATTATTACGACGATTTGGAAGTCGTTCGGCTGGAGCAGCATCCTGTACCTGTCTGCCATGTCATCCGTTGATCCCCACCTTTATGAAGCGGCCAAGATGGACGGTGCGAATCGATTCAAGCAGATGCTGCATATTACGCTGCCCTCCATCCGCCCGACGATTTTCATCCTGCTTATTTTCGCCATCGGCGGCCTGCTTGGTGCTAACAGCGAATTCATCCTGCTTATTTACAACCCAACTCTGTACGAAACGGCTGATGTCATCGGAACCTATCTATACCGATACGGTCTGCTCGGAGGGAATTTCAGCTCGGGTACAGCGATTGGGCTGTTCATCTCGCTCATTAACTTCTCCCTGCTGTTTCTGGCGAACAAACTCGCTCGCAAATATTCTGATTACGCGCTGTGGTAA
- a CDS encoding putative aldouronate transport system permease protein, translating to MSTWVKRNSNAIRQGSTTVDIFLYAIALVLCLATLYPFYYVIIMSISSPREVAAMNVLFFPKGFYLGSYELIVKDAQMWWAYSNTLIYVACGTILNCLAAVLGAYPLTARNLKGRKWIIAYLIIPMYFGGGLIPSFLLVNQLGLYNTMFAVIIPGAVSIWNIILVRTFFMTIPEGLKESAFIDGASHWQLLFRIILPISKPILAVIAIYSIVGIWNSWFEALVYLPNEQLHPLQMYLYRIVVQQSVDLKELTMEESRTAMANILTNMQLKYSIIVFTTLPVICTYPFFQRFFIKGALLGSLKE from the coding sequence ATGAGTACTTGGGTTAAACGAAATTCAAACGCCATCCGCCAGGGCTCCACCACGGTGGACATCTTTCTCTACGCCATAGCGCTCGTTTTATGCCTCGCCACGCTGTATCCTTTCTATTACGTCATTATTATGTCGATCAGCTCACCGCGAGAGGTTGCGGCCATGAACGTGCTGTTCTTTCCAAAGGGCTTCTACCTCGGTTCCTATGAGCTGATCGTCAAAGACGCGCAGATGTGGTGGGCGTATTCCAACACGCTGATCTATGTCGCTTGCGGAACGATACTGAACTGCCTCGCGGCTGTGCTTGGCGCCTATCCACTCACCGCCCGCAATCTTAAAGGCCGCAAATGGATTATCGCCTATTTGATAATTCCCATGTATTTCGGAGGCGGCTTGATTCCGTCCTTCCTACTTGTTAATCAACTGGGGCTTTACAACACGATGTTCGCCGTCATCATACCTGGTGCAGTGAGTATATGGAACATCATTCTTGTCCGAACGTTTTTCATGACGATACCGGAAGGCTTGAAAGAATCGGCCTTCATCGACGGCGCCTCTCATTGGCAGCTGCTTTTCCGAATTATTTTGCCCATCTCAAAACCGATCTTGGCAGTCATCGCTATCTACTCCATCGTTGGCATCTGGAACAGTTGGTTCGAAGCTCTCGTTTATCTGCCCAATGAGCAGCTTCATCCACTGCAAATGTATCTGTACCGGATCGTTGTACAGCAATCCGTCGATCTCAAGGAGCTGACCATGGAAGAGAGCCGGACGGCGATGGCCAACATTCTGACCAACATGCAGCTGAAGTATTCCATTATCGTGTTCACCACTTTACCTGTTATTTGCACCTATCCGTTTTTCCAAAGATTTTTCATCAAGGGAGCGCTGCTTGGCTCACTGAAAGAATAA